From Equus asinus isolate D_3611 breed Donkey chromosome 14, EquAss-T2T_v2, whole genome shotgun sequence, one genomic window encodes:
- the ZSCAN21 gene encoding zinc finger and SCAN domain-containing protein 21, with protein MMTKVLGMATVLGPRPPQEQVGLVIVKVEEEEKGKCLPSLEMFRQRFRQFGYHDTPGPREALSQLRVLCCEWLRPEIHTKEQILELLVLEQFLTILPQELQAWVQEHCPESAEEAVTLLEDLERELDEPGQQVSPPPNEQKQVWAKMSSSGTAKESLSGVQPQSVETIPKYESWGPLYIQETGEEQDFTPELRQIQDRKSNTQNEASTDKPESSEESHAEGFQRDITPMITANKCEARLERQWVNLEKESGTKTPLLDKGSKKGRELIPTKPPPGERRYICAECGKAFSNSSNLTKHRRTHTGEKPYVCTKCGKAFSHSSNLTLHYRTHLVDRPYDCKCGKAFGQSSDLLKHQRMHTEEAPYQCKDCGKAFSGKGSLIRHYRIHTGEKPYQCNECGKSFSQHAGLSSHQRLHTGEKPYKCKECGKAFNHSSNFNKHHRIHTGEKPYWCNNCGKTFCSKSNLSKHQRVHTGEGEVL; from the exons ATGATGACCAAGGTGCTGGGCATGGCCACAGTTCTGGGCCCTAGGCCTCCACAGGAGCAGGTGGGGCTTGTGATTGTGAAagtcgaggaggaggagaaagggaagtgCCTTCCTAGCCTGGAGATGTTCCGCCAGCGCTTCAGGCAGTTTGGGTACCATGACACACCTGGACCCCGGGAGGCCCTGAGCCAGCTCCGGGTGCTTTGCTGTGAGTGGCTAAGGCCCGAGATCCACACCAAGGAGCAGATCTTGGAGCTGCTGGTGCTGGAGCAGTTCCTGACCATCCTGCCCCAGGAGCTCCAGGCCTGGGTGCAGGAGCACTGCCCAGAGAGCGCTGAAGAGGCTGTCACTCTCCTGGAAGATCTGGAGCGAGAACTGGATGAGCCAGGACAGCAG GTCTCACCTCCTCCAAATGAACAGAAACAGGTGTGGGCGAAGATGTCATCTTCAGGAACAGCAAAGGAATCCCTCAGCGGCGTGCAGCCACAGTCTGTGGAGACCATTCCCAAATACGAATCTTGGGGGCCCCTGTACATCCAAGAGACTGGTGAAGAGCAGGATTTCACTCCAGAGCTGAGACAGATTCAAG ATCGTAAATCGAACACTCAGAATGAGGCATCAACAGATAAGCCAGAAAGTTCTGAAGAATCTCATGCAGAAGGATTCCAAAGGGATATTACCCCCATGATTACTGCCAATAAATGTGAGGCCAGGTTAGAAAGGCAGTGGGTAAACCTTGAAAAGGAAAGTGGAACAAAAACCCCTCTCCTAGACAAAGGTTCCAAGAAAGGTAGAGAACTAATTCCTACTAAACCTCCCCCGGGAGAGAGACGTTACATATGCGCtgagtgtgggaaagcctttagtaATAGCTCAAACCTCACTAAGCACCGGAGAACACACACTGGGGAGAAGCCGTATGTGTGCACCaagtgtgggaaagccttcagccaCAGCTCAAACCTTACCCTTCACTACAGGACACACTTGGTGGACCGGCCCTATGACTGTaagtgtgggaaagccttcggTCAGAGCTCAGACCTCCTTAAACATCAGCGAATGCACACTGAAGAGGCACCTTATCAGTGTAAAGATTGTGGAAAGGCTTTCAGTGGTAAAGGCAGCCTCATTCGGCACTATCGAATAcacactggggagaaaccttATCAGTGTAACGAGTGTGGGAAGAGCTTTAGTCAGCACGCGGGTCTTAGTTCTCATCAGAGactccacactggagagaagccatataaatgtaaggagtgtgggaaagccttcaacCACAGCTCCAATTTTAATAAACATCACCGAATCCATACTGGGGAAAAGCCCTATTGGTGTAATAATTGTGGAAAGACCTTCTGCAGTAAGTCAAATCTCTCCAAACACCAGAGAGTCCACACTGGAGAGGGAGAAGTGCTTTAA